The Sulfurospirillum halorespirans DSM 13726 genome has a window encoding:
- a CDS encoding sigma-54-dependent transcriptional regulator, producing MKIAIIDDQQEIRYSVAKILQRNHHTPLQFNGEEFELSLIIEEQGVELLIVDVMLGENLTGIDLIKQFKKAGLNLPIILMTAYTTPTNMIEASKIGIKDILQKPFDEVQLLALVGKYADTSSKEKSAKKPIKQGEEAFVGSYETMKEIYKKIGIAANNDLSVLIYGETGTGKELIANLIHTNSAHSEHPFVAVNCASIPKELFESQLFGHEKGSFTSADKQHIGYAEQTGEGTLFLDEIGELDIELQSKLLRFLETKKFRRVGGAKEITFEGRIISATNANLKEQSQQKSFREDLYFRLSMLTITMPTLKERIQDIPILCEHFIAKANRDLKTTISSISEEALKKLMQHHWRGNIRELRNTIYSACLNASDAMIKADDIKEFEDALPCEKQNLEQFCRDFLEKEGVEKAHELEQMMQKTFLHVSFTLCPNITQLSTILDISRNTLKKQLKAFNLYQDDSD from the coding sequence ATGAAAATTGCCATTATTGATGACCAACAAGAGATTCGCTACTCGGTTGCTAAAATTTTACAACGCAATCACCATACCCCGTTGCAGTTTAACGGAGAAGAGTTTGAACTCTCTTTAATCATCGAAGAGCAAGGGGTTGAGCTTTTAATCGTCGATGTGATGCTCGGCGAAAATCTTACGGGCATTGATCTGATCAAGCAGTTTAAAAAAGCTGGGCTGAATCTTCCTATCATCTTGATGACGGCGTATACGACGCCGACCAATATGATCGAAGCGTCTAAAATTGGTATTAAAGACATTTTACAAAAGCCTTTTGATGAGGTGCAACTTTTGGCGTTGGTGGGGAAATATGCCGACACTTCCAGCAAAGAAAAAAGTGCTAAAAAGCCTATAAAACAAGGAGAAGAGGCGTTTGTAGGTTCGTACGAGACGATGAAAGAGATCTATAAAAAGATAGGCATCGCGGCGAATAATGACCTCTCCGTGCTCATTTACGGCGAAACAGGTACAGGCAAAGAGCTTATCGCCAATTTGATTCATACCAACTCGGCTCATAGCGAACATCCGTTTGTGGCTGTGAATTGCGCGTCCATTCCTAAAGAGCTTTTTGAGAGTCAGCTGTTTGGGCATGAGAAAGGCTCATTCACCAGTGCCGATAAACAGCACATCGGGTACGCCGAGCAAACAGGCGAAGGAACGCTCTTTTTAGACGAGATAGGAGAACTTGACATCGAGCTTCAAAGCAAACTGCTACGTTTTTTAGAAACGAAGAAGTTTAGACGTGTGGGAGGTGCTAAAGAGATCACGTTTGAAGGGCGTATCATCAGTGCGACCAACGCCAACCTCAAAGAGCAAAGCCAGCAAAAGAGCTTTCGTGAAGATCTCTATTTTCGTCTCTCCATGCTGACCATCACGATGCCAACGCTTAAAGAGCGCATTCAAGACATTCCTATTTTGTGTGAGCATTTTATCGCAAAAGCCAACCGCGATCTTAAAACGACCATTAGCTCTATCTCTGAAGAGGCACTCAAAAAGCTTATGCAACACCATTGGCGAGGTAACATTAGAGAGCTACGCAATACGATTTACAGTGCGTGTCTCAATGCCAGCGATGCGATGATCAAAGCGGATGACATCAAAGAGTTTGAAGACGCATTGCCGTGTGAGAAGCAAAATTTAGAGCAATTTTGTCGTGATTTTTTAGAGAAAGAAGGTGTTGAAAAAGCGCATGAATTAGAGCAGATGATGCAAAAAACCTTTTTACATGTAAGCTTTACGCTCTGCCCAAACATCACACAGCTTTCCACCATACTCGATATTTCACGCAATACACTTAAAAAACAGCTGAAAGCGTTTAATCTTTACCAAGATGATAGTGATTAA
- a CDS encoding sensor histidine kinase, producing MKRVIDYLLALSVQVKLATLIFWVVFAISSVSIIINIDIHKNHTNQIIDELIKTNINSNKAFVSEFILTHNQWELYKFLKTLSSSSMIESSGFIDNLNSIVAHTDTENYRIGDTFKEFDHYNVVPFEEDGVLFGSFVLKVKNQTLFSMLQDAFLAQFVLLMMVALLSLVIANIFMGRLLGRLDLLSNNATAMIEKRWDDITIYQGRENDEITRIIEKTTQLMRELRDSIEKEEKNARISHSLIILGEIGSSFAHEVKNLLQPLKLLLSPAQLPDKEDMPIIHGALARIDHQVVDFLALAKPADFKYEKPLHVKVFVEESIALLRASLSRKHLGIQSAIEEDLKVKMGANAIEIIVINLLSNAIDAAFQLSTIEVTWKRAEQAGFSVLCVKNSGENMDEKTKANLFKPFYTTKKEGSGLGLFSIYKIVYLSNGYIEFESQNEQTQFCLYIPCEEVA from the coding sequence ATGAAAAGAGTCATTGATTATCTCTTAGCACTCTCCGTTCAAGTTAAGCTGGCAACGCTTATTTTTTGGGTCGTTTTTGCGATCTCATCTGTTTCGATTATTATCAACATTGATATTCATAAAAACCATACCAATCAAATTATCGATGAGCTTATCAAGACCAATATCAACTCCAATAAAGCCTTTGTGAGCGAGTTTATCCTTACGCACAATCAATGGGAGCTTTACAAATTTCTTAAAACACTCAGCTCTAGCAGTATGATCGAAAGCTCAGGCTTTATCGACAATCTTAACAGTATTGTAGCCCACACGGACACGGAAAATTATCGTATTGGCGATACGTTTAAAGAGTTTGATCACTATAATGTTGTCCCTTTTGAAGAAGATGGTGTCCTTTTTGGCTCTTTCGTACTTAAGGTTAAAAACCAAACACTTTTTAGCATGCTGCAAGATGCCTTTTTAGCGCAATTTGTTCTTCTCATGATGGTAGCGCTACTCTCTTTAGTTATTGCCAATATCTTTATGGGAAGATTGCTTGGCAGGCTCGATCTACTCTCGAACAATGCAACAGCGATGATTGAAAAGCGCTGGGATGACATCACTATTTATCAAGGGAGAGAGAATGACGAGATCACACGCATCATTGAAAAAACGACGCAGTTGATGCGTGAGCTCAGAGATTCTATTGAAAAAGAGGAGAAAAATGCTCGTATTTCGCACTCATTGATTATTTTGGGTGAAATTGGCTCTTCGTTTGCGCATGAAGTGAAGAATTTATTGCAACCCTTAAAACTCCTGCTCTCTCCTGCTCAGCTGCCTGACAAAGAAGATATGCCCATCATTCATGGCGCATTAGCACGCATCGATCATCAGGTGGTGGACTTTTTAGCTCTTGCAAAACCCGCAGATTTTAAGTACGAAAAACCTTTACATGTAAAGGTTTTTGTTGAAGAGTCTATTGCACTTCTGCGCGCTTCTTTGAGTAGAAAACATTTAGGGATTCAAAGCGCTATTGAAGAAGATTTGAAGGTCAAAATGGGGGCAAATGCCATTGAAATTATTGTGATCAATTTACTGAGTAACGCCATTGATGCGGCATTTCAACTCAGCACGATTGAGGTGACATGGAAGAGGGCAGAACAAGCAGGTTTTTCTGTTCTGTGTGTAAAAAACAGTGGTGAAAATATGGATGAAAAAACCAAAGCCAATCTGTTTAAACCCTTTTACACCACCAAAAAAGAGGGCTCTGGTTTGGGGCTTTTTAGCATCTATAAAATCGTCTATCTCTCCAACGGTTACATCGAGTTTGAAAGTCAAAACGAGCAGACACAATTTTGTCTGTATATCCCCTGTGAAGAGGTTGCATGA
- the phnD gene encoding phosphate/phosphite/phosphonate ABC transporter substrate-binding protein — MKNDQFLTSTYQKFTMLFLLLLLPFSLCAKEKIVLGLTGTVLKDDLKNIMDWEQYLENKISDFDIQIRFTKTYAEMNTLIKENKVDVAYICNSSYTKLDKDGTGKILVIPIFDGSDQYYSYIIAKKSTSVDSLADFKGKIFAFTDPESNSGATAPSYYMLSHGMDPKTFFKSYIYTYEHGESIKAVIDGFVDGASVDSIVYTRFAQKHPDKIAQLKVVQILGPYTNSPIVTRSSLPQKKFEALQNAFITMHQDAYGQSILEKLSLDRFDLPSGQDFSNVAKMLEVIEQRQ, encoded by the coding sequence ATGAAAAACGATCAATTTTTGACCAGCACTTATCAAAAATTTACCATGCTTTTTTTGCTGCTGTTGTTACCATTTTCACTCTGTGCCAAAGAAAAAATTGTTTTGGGATTAACGGGAACCGTACTTAAAGATGATCTTAAAAATATCATGGATTGGGAACAATATTTGGAGAATAAAATCAGTGATTTTGACATACAAATACGTTTTACAAAAACGTATGCGGAGATGAATACACTCATCAAAGAGAATAAAGTCGACGTCGCTTATATTTGTAACTCCAGTTATACCAAACTCGACAAAGATGGCACAGGAAAAATTTTAGTTATTCCTATTTTTGATGGAAGTGATCAGTATTACTCCTATATCATTGCAAAAAAAAGCACTTCGGTTGATTCCCTTGCAGATTTCAAAGGGAAAATTTTTGCATTTACGGATCCTGAAAGTAACTCAGGAGCTACGGCTCCAAGTTATTACATGTTAAGTCACGGAATGGACCCTAAAACGTTTTTTAAATCCTACATTTATACCTATGAGCATGGCGAGTCTATCAAAGCGGTGATTGATGGATTTGTGGATGGGGCAAGTGTGGATAGTATCGTGTATACCCGTTTTGCACAAAAGCATCCTGACAAAATTGCACAGTTAAAAGTCGTGCAAATTTTGGGACCTTACACCAATTCTCCGATTGTCACGCGAAGTTCATTGCCTCAAAAGAAGTTTGAAGCACTCCAAAATGCTTTCATTACGATGCACCAAGATGCGTACGGTCAAAGTATTTTAGAAAAACTCTCACTTGATCGTTTTGATCTTCCCTCAGGACAAGATTTTTCCAATGTAGCCAAGATGCTTGAAGTGATTGAACAAAGACAATGA
- the nrfD gene encoding NrfD/PsrC family molybdoenzyme membrane anchor subunit, with protein sequence MMHLLWDIRVSLDLFLGGLGVGAFLIGAVLYYVDAKVYDGFVKKSFVIAPLLVIAGLLLLLTELGRPLNVIKTIYAINPTSFMSIGIFLQSAFVAVALLIAFKVLTSGVESLCSKIVYAGAILAGLVGLYHGFLLSGIAKEPWNNAIPVIFFVSSILSGASLMVLLNLGSLESLVTRFKLPLIINMVLTLELAAVFAWVYNLALTTASSKHAYDVLISSFSMEFWVLSILIGLIAPLAIFTLVILNKLSLKAVAIPTFSIIVVGSFFLKNLVVYLGQAV encoded by the coding sequence ATGATGCATTTATTGTGGGATATACGGGTCTCGCTCGATCTGTTTTTAGGTGGTTTAGGGGTAGGTGCCTTCCTTATAGGGGCTGTACTTTACTATGTGGATGCAAAAGTTTACGATGGTTTTGTCAAAAAATCATTTGTGATTGCACCGCTTTTGGTGATAGCAGGATTGCTTCTGCTTCTGACAGAACTTGGTCGCCCGTTGAACGTGATTAAAACGATTTATGCGATTAATCCAACGTCGTTTATGTCGATCGGTATCTTTTTACAAAGTGCATTTGTAGCAGTTGCGCTTCTTATCGCCTTTAAAGTACTGACCAGTGGTGTTGAATCACTCTGCTCAAAAATCGTTTATGCAGGTGCCATTCTTGCAGGACTTGTTGGCTTGTATCATGGATTCTTGCTCTCAGGCATCGCAAAAGAGCCTTGGAACAACGCTATTCCTGTGATTTTCTTTGTCTCGTCTATTCTTTCAGGTGCATCATTGATGGTTCTACTGAACTTAGGAAGCCTAGAAAGTCTTGTAACACGCTTTAAACTTCCCCTCATCATCAATATGGTTTTAACCCTAGAGTTAGCCGCTGTTTTTGCATGGGTTTACAATCTAGCCCTTACAACAGCCTCTTCTAAACATGCTTATGATGTTCTCATCAGTAGTTTTAGTATGGAGTTTTGGGTACTCAGTATCTTAATTGGTTTAATTGCGCCTTTAGCCATTTTTACATTGGTAATTTTAAATAAATTATCCCTCAAAGCAGTCGCCATTCCAACCTTTTCAATTATTGTTGTGGGAAGTTTTTTCCTCAAAAATTTAGTTGTTTATCTTGGTCAAGCAGTATAA